The genomic interval aaaatgaaaatgtaaacaaaacacagttattcatttccatttctataaatccacagggagcctctggagaggagttaaagagccgcaggttgccgACCGCtgagctagcgggtcattgttgtgatatAAACCCCTTCAAGGCGATGCTTCTGACACAGACGACTATcaaaatgtacaaatctttAGTGATAATTacttaatatattattatagaacaATTCAAATGTTGTTTCACCGtttataaacacaaatacagcagAAACATGTCAGAAATAGAATTATaatacacatatttacatgtaaagtgattaCACAgacatctacatatatatatttatattagggctgtcaattcatcacacattatttatctgttctaaatgaaccttaaagggagattagtcacgtatttaatcctcttatcaacatgggagtggacaaatatgctgctttatgtaaatgtatgtttatatttattattgtaaatcaattaacacagatcaatgacagatattgatccagaaaccctcacaggtactgcatttagcataaaacaatatgctcagatcataacatggtgaactgtgtatcagtgtgtgtgttctcgtgtctgtaagtgtgtgttCGTGTGAGCAAGCGTGAgtcactgagtgtgtgtgtgtgtgtgtgtgtgtgtgtgtgtgtctgtgtgtcctttaCAAATGAAGACAACATATCTTTACATTGTGGGAGGTCAGAGAGCCTCAGGCCatcactcctcctccttcacctcctctgcCCTTTCTCTGCTTCCTTTCTCTGCTTCCTTTCCTGATTCCTTTCAGATCTGGTCATCTGCGCTGAAGCAGATCTGAAATGAGGGAGTTGAGAAGAAGTGAATCATCATCCGGCTCGTTGGAGATTCCTTCACTGGATTTACAggaagtgacagagagagttacttcctgttagagccGATCTGTTGAccacttgtagttttcagaccacgtttgggtttattatatttattagtaAATCTATGTGGGAATGTGCGTAGTTATCTGTCGTTGGATTGTATCCTTTATTATCTTTATGTTGGCTTTGTAAAGCTCTTCTGTAATGAGCACTGGTTCTGTTGAGGCCCGACTCATCTCCAACGAGTCTGACGATTCAAGAGTTAAAACAACTACATTCATTTTATCTTTACTAGTGTTCTCctgaggtctgtactacgaagcaggatttacggttatcgaggtaacttcagggttaactctgggttttcggtactacgaagctggttcacttcttaccggggtagatcaccatggtaactgatgctgaacgactaacctgctccggagcaggttagtcGTTCAgcataagagatcaactcgtataaaagcacctcctactgaccaatcagagctctgtgAGGTGATTgcatgataatattacacacatacgaagaaatttaagtcataatccagactaaaaacaacacagtttgaactgacaaatacaggaaggacagctgacttTATGCTGGGGTGTTTAACGCTTTgacttatatttttatatatttttctttttacttggtcttgagtccgtttcacaccgccggagaggGGGAAGCAGCTGAAAGGATGTTTAAATACTCATAGACGCCCTCTGGTAATTGTAGGGTCAAATTAAGTataatccatccatctattattCTTATAAACTCTGTTTATATTTAGACAAGTTTACCTTACTTTTGAGttttccgttaaattaataaatctgttaatttacgcattcacacatcgggagtttttccttttgccagctgtccttcctgtattTGACCACTtgaactgtgttacttttagtatagattaagtgtttaacttcttcgtatttgtctaatatagtttcttcctttgttaaatgtgccgctctgcctgtctgtcagtagtcttgttcatgtctgtgattggtcaaatgctgcaaacacctcctcgttcatgtgaacgcgctcataacgAGATTGGAAAACTGtgggttgacttaccgagttgataaccagcttcgtagtacagtttagcgagatctcgtttgttaggttaagtgaagccagataacgagaacataccctgggtatgatgaactcgcttcgtagtacaggcctctgcgGTGAGTGATCTGTctgattacatttatttatttagctgaaGCTTCATCCAAAGAGACGTACAGTTAGTGCCTTTAACCATTTAAATATAACCTACTACACCTACTTcatcaaatatgctgcttcaagAGTTGAAGAGTTTAACTGCAGAAACCCATAAATGAGGTTTAAAAGACGTCACACGTCCTCTCTGCTCCGCTGTAAAGGAAAGCTGCCCCGCCACAATAAAGTGCTAATGTTCAGGTATAAAGCACTGATTGGTCCATTtcctgctgctggaggctgGCGAGGCCTCAGGCTGGAAACTGACTGTCTGAATGGAGGAAGTGAAGAGTGGAAGTtctccatctcttcttcttcttcttcttcttcttcttccctctctgTTGTCACACAAACAGCTCGCTCTTCTTCATGTGGCCGACGGAGCGTCCTCTCCAACATGGCCGCCGCTCGCTGTGACGCATCACTTCTTCCTCACGTTTGCTGCAGGTGGGGTCACATGAGGTCACCATCATGCAGGCTACTAGtattactacaactactactactattactactactattactactattactactaataataataataataataataatgataataataataatgataataataataaagttgtaCTTTGTTCTAACAAGAGGAAAAAATGTGCACAAGATCATAACTTTCTAATAACGTTCTAATGTTGTTCAGTGTGAACAGAAACAGTGAATGTGTTTACCTGCATTAGTGAGGACATgatgtcagagaggaggaggaggaggaggaggaggaggaggaggaggaggacaagaggaggaggacaagaggaggaggaggaggaggacaagaggaggaggaggaggaggaggaggaggacaagaggaggaggaggaggaggacatgtAAAGAGCTTTAGTTCTCTCACACAAAGACCGTAAAGTGAGTTTTAACAATGTGGAGGAATTTACAACCAGCTGAATGAAAGAGACTGCAGGACCCCCAGAGACCTGAGACCACCTGAgtccagagaccagagacctgTCTCtggactcctcctcttcctcctcctcctcttgttgtcctcctcctcctccgccgcctcctcctctcctcctcctcctcctcctcctcctcttgttgtcctcctcctcctccgcctcctcctctcctcctcctcctcctcctcctcctcctcctcctcctcctcctcttcctcctccataaTGACTTGTTGATAAAACAGGAGCTTATCTTCAGTCTAATTGGTCCTCTTAGTATCAGCgtctgtttgattgacaggagtCACCGTAGGGAGGGGCGGGGCCAGGTGACAGGTGAGGGGCGGGGCCAGGTGACAGGTGAATCAATGACAGAACAAACGTCCAATAACAACTTGTTACCTCAGAGGACGAAGAAGGAGTCCAGGAGTCCAGAAAGAGTcaggagacagaaacagaaatgttATACTAGTACACTTTATATACACttagtactgctagtactaaGTAGTACTAATACTAGTACTGGTATGTGGTTTttaattaaatagttttattatttttttgttgcttttattggtttgattttttatattttattaaacctttatttatttttattttgggaCTAACAGTCATTTTAATGAAAGGTGATGAAAGGTGATGAAAGGTGATATACTAATAAagtttataataattataattatatttatttatttgttataattatttatttatttgttattattattattattattatttttagtagtacttatttatttataatttattattattattattattattattactgctgaGTTGTTCTTGTGTTCTCTAACTTGTCTCCCAGACCTCAAACTGAGCTGCTGTTGTTGAGCAGATTGCTGTGAGCCGGAGGTCAAAGGTCGCTGGCTGGAGGTGACTGGTTGACCCTGAGGTGCTGCTCAGGCTGACCTGGATCAGAGCTGATGGAAGTGTGTCTGCTGTCCCCTCAGGACGGGCAGCGGATCAGGAGCTCTGATCCACCATCAGAAAGGTCCCGTTCACACTGACTCTTTAAATAGAAAACCTTCAGATGTGACTGAAGTTGAgtgaatattaatataatattaatataatatgaatataatatctataaacagctgtaaccatggtaacacctCACAGGAAACAccttttatacatttatagtttgttttttaatgttcagTGTTTTCAGTAACTATAGAAACTGTTGATGGAACCAGGAGAcactcagtgtgtctcagagtgtctcagtgtgtctcagtgtgtctcagtgtgtctcagtgtgtctcagtgtgtctcagtgtctcagtgtgtctcagtgtgtctcagtgtgtctcagtgtctcagtgtgtctcagagtgtctcagagtgtctcagtgtgtctcagtgtgtctcagtgtgtctcagtgtgtctcagtgtctcagtgtgtctcagagtgtctcagtgtgtctcagtgtgtctcagtgtctcagtgtgtctcagtgtgtctcagtgtgtctcagagtgtctcagagtgtctcagagtgtctcagtgtgtctcagtgtgtctcagtgtgtctcagtgtgtctcagagtgtctcagtgtgtctcagtgtctcagtgtgtctcagagtgtctcagagtgtctcagtgtgtctcagtgtgtctcagtgtgtctcagtgtctcagtgtgtctcagtgtctcagtgtgtctcagtgtgtctcagagtgtctcagtgtgtctcagagtgtctcagagtgtctcagtgtgtctcagtgtgtctcagagtgtctcagtgtgtctcagtgtctcagtgtgtctcagtgtgtctcagtgtgtctcagtgtgtctcagtgtgtctcagagtgtctcagagtgtctcagtgtgtctcagtgtgtctcagagtgtctcagtgtgtctcagagtgtctcagtgtgtctcagagtgtctcagtgtgtctcagagtgtctcagtgtgtctcagtgtgtctcagtgtgtctcagagtgtctcagtgtgtctcagagtgtctcagagtgtctcagtgtgtctcagagtgtctcagtgtgtctcagtgtgtctcagtgtgtctcagagtgtctcagtgtgtctcagtgtgtctcagagtgtctcagtgtgtctccaCCATCTGTTGTCCATTAACTGTAGTTGGACTTTAATCACTCTGTTGGTCCTCAGTTACAATAACGACCTGCTGGGGGGGACGGGGGACGGGGACACAGCTGAGACCTCCCCCTCTAGAGAGGAAGcttgggtgggggggggacgtcctgctgtctccatcttgtcCTGATCAATATTTAATGAGCTCATAAAACAGTAAAACTCTTAACTGAAACTCCACAACATGAAATcacagtagagacagacagacagtagagacagagagtagagacagacagtagagacagacagtagagacagagagtagagacagacagtagagacagacagtagagacagagagtagagacagacagtagagacagacagtagagacagagagtagagacagagagtagagacagacagtagagacagacagtagagacagagagtagagacagagagtagagacagagagtagagacagagagtagagacagagagtagagacagacagtagagacagacagtagagacagagagtagagacagacagtagagacagacagtagagacagagagtagagacagacagtagagacagacagtagagacagagagtagagacagagagtagagacagacagtagagacagacagtagagacagacagtagagacagacagtagagacagagagtagagacagacagtagagacagacagtagagacagagagtagagacagacagtagagacagacagtagagacagagagtagagacagacagtagagacagacagtagagacagagagtagagacagacagtagagacagacagtagagacagagagtagagacagacagtagagacagagagtagagacagagagtagagacagagagtagagacagacagtagagacagagagtagagacagacagagacagaacgttcgtgttcacaacgttcagtctCGTTCTCACTGTAACATTAGAGTTTTAAACCCAACATGTAGTTCTGTCCTAAACCTGCTGCAGTGGTTTAGTTAACTAACCCTAAAGAGACGCTGAGCGGCGGGACGATGTGGACGTACCTGACGAGTTGGGTGACAACGTGTTGGTTGCTGTTGCTATGGAGATGAAGACAGTCAGAGGAGTtaagaaaacatatttccatGGTTACACTCAATATAATCTTACAGATGAACACCATCAGTTAACGTTGTTAATAACCTCCTTCATCACTCTTGATATtattatcctcctcctcctctctcttcttcctcctcctcctcttctctccctcctcctcttctctcttcttcctcctcttctacgggcaatttaaagtccacaattaacctaacctgcatgtctttggactgtgggaggaaaccggagtacccggagaaaacccacgctaacacggggagaacatgcaaactccacacagggtcccaagccggattcaaacctgcaaccctctagctgtgaggcgccagtgctaaccactgcaccaccgtgcagccgtGCAGCCCCTCTCTTCACAATAGAAATCTTATTTAAACTTTCTGGACCTCATTAAGAGTCTGCAGGTGCGCGAGCCGGCGGCGGTTAATCCCGCTCAATTAGCGCACGCCCCCGCGCACACCAACAATGCACTAGAGTCAGCGTCAGGAGCGCGCAATCAGCGCGTCCCCGCGGACACGAGCAGGGATCCGTTGAGTTGTAAACGTCATCATTCAGTGAATGACATCACTCAGATGAGATCCTTGTTTAGAGTTCATGATGAAGAATGATGAAGAGTAACAACACACAGAGGTTCATTACTGTCACACATGTTACTGTTATATCATATCATTTTATTAAAGATTACATAAATATATCACACAACATGTTTCCTGATGTGAAGATCTAAATGATATTTATCACCAACTCTTCATGTTAAACTTTCACTGAATTAATCTCAGTAATAAATACTGActgatttatttagttattattatttattggtcatatttaaatatattaagaCTGAAACTGAAACAACTCGTTCAGCTCTGATCCGGTTTATTACTGTTCACCCTGAAAATACAGTTATTAACGAAGGAAGTCAATCTTTTACAACatcaactaataataataataatttatttatattattattgttataataataataataataataataataattcactattattattactattactgttgttgttttattattattattattaatattattattaatattattattattgttattataaggcCTGTTCACAGACAGATTATTGTTTCTTCTTCATGTCTTTCCTCGGGTCTCCAGTCTGTCCCTGGTGTCCCCTGATTATCTGTCTGTCCTCAACACGTGCAGAAAcaagaccccccccccctcccttatAATCCTTTTATTAAAGTTCATGCAGCTCTTTTACTTTTTGTTCTGAGCTGAGATTCAGTCTAACGAATCAGTTAATATAAagagtttgttttcatttattaatattaataataataaaaataataataataaaataataataataataataaaataataataataataataatctaaagaCCTGCACGTTGATTCTACTGATCTTTAAGTTTATCAATGTGTCCTATTtccaacaaataaaataaataaataaaaataaataaaataatttataatctacaaaaaatattttaaaaataaaatactatttttaaatatataatgtacagtatatgtttcctattttttaatatataaaagtCATAATTAATGTGAGCTGTTTAACAGAATATTGTGGTTTTTATCACAGATATGAAACTTTAGATGATTGTTGAACTAGTTTCTGATGCTGAGAACTAACCGTcattttattaatatgaataatcaGAGGAgattattgtcattataaaGGCTGTATGAGATCATAAATGAGATTATAAAAGagattatatatgatataataaatgAGATTATAAATGAGACAGTCACGTGATGTTCATAGAAACGTTATAACTTTATTTCTTCTGCAGCagtaaatagaataaaaatctctttatgtacaaaatacaacatttcatATTAATGAGTCCAAACCAAAcgaataaatcaaataaataaaaacaacaacaataataatctaACAGTGGGGGGGTCAGAATACATAATgaatgtgtgtgggggggtcaGCTCCATTCAGTCCGCTGAAGGACCGATCAAACCGGATTATCACGGTtctctttctgctgctgctctccgcTAATTGTTTAATTGACTTTTAACCTGAAACCAGAtacatgggggggggggggggggggggcaaagtGCAAAGAGGTTCTGgaggaagaaataaaataaaataaacagcaaCTAAATAAAGAAGGAGATGAgttcttctcttctccttcatcatcatcttcatcatcatcatcatcatcatcttcatcatcagctCTGTAGTCAGTTTAAGGCAAACAGTGATTCTCTCTCTAGTCCAACAGAACCGGTCCATCTGGGTCCGGTGGGTCCAGTTAATGTGTCTGCATGTCTCTGCATGTCTCCGGTCTCTGCATGTGTCTGCATGtctcctccggtgtcctccggtgtcctccggtctCTCCGGTCAGTAGACGCCGGGTGCGAAGCTGCGGAAGCCGAACAGCGCGTCGTGCTGCTGCAGGTAGTACCGGTCCGGTCCGGCGGGGCTGCCCGGGCTGGAGGCGCTGTAGgccggggaggaggaggacgaggagccGTCGGagctccaggaggaggaggaggaggaggaggaggaagaggaggaggtggaggtgctgCCGGGTCCCGGACCGGCTCCCGGATCGGGTACCCGCAGCAGAgcaccgtctcctcctcctccggtgGTCTTGCCCTGCAGGTCTGCGATGCGGATGGTCTCGGACAGAGCCCAGATGTAGTTGTGGGCGAACCGGAGCGTCTCTATCTTGGTGAGCTTGGTCTCCTCCGGGAAGGCCGGCAGGACCCCCCTCAGAGAGTCCAGCGCGTCGTTCAGGTTGTGCATCCGGTTCCGCTCCCGGTCGTTGGCCTTCACGCGCCGGTTCTTCCTCACCACCGGAACCGAGCCGCGACCACGACGCCGCTTCTTCTGCTGCGGGACCGGCGCCTCGGGCTCCGGAGACCCGGGTCTACCGGGGGACAGACTGCTGCTGGACGGGGAACCAGAGTCTTCATCGTCCGTCTGAGAGAAGaagtcacagctgctgctgtccaTGTCCGAGTAGACCGAGTCCATGACGGAGGTCTgtctgcagggagagagagagagaggggggaccGTTAAAGACCTGATGGAGGACTGTTAGAGGACCAGGAGGAATTCATCAGATAAAGAGCATTCTGAAGCTACAGGAGGACTTCATCCCTTTGGACAACTGCGGATCAGCAGAGAAGAAACTCTACGACCGTTAGAGGACCGTTAGACGACCGTTAGACGACCGTTAAAGGACCGTTAGACGACCGTTAGACGACCGTTAAAGGACCGTTAGACGACCGTTAGACGACCGTTAAAGGACCGTTAGACGACCGTTAGACGACCGTTAAAGGACCGTTAAACGACCGTTAAACGACCGTTAGACGACCGTTAAACGACCGTTAGACGACCGTTAAAGGACCGTTAGACGACCGTTAAAGGACCGTTAGATGACCGTTAAAGGACCGTTAAACGACCGTTAAAGCCACTTCTTTCTGGACATTACTAAAGAATGTAAGGACACTATGCAGTGAGTGAATTATTAGTATCAAATGAATAAAGTTCTTTAGAGACATGTCTTCCTGCTGAAACAGAAGCAGTCTGTGAGAGGCTCTGAACTCACCTGAAGTCAGCTGGAAGTTTGAAAGTTTGAAGTTTCTGGTCTGAGATCAGAGTGGATCAGGATCTGGATCAGGATCTGGAtcaggatgaggatgaggatcaGGTGTTGTGGAGCAGGTCGAGCTGATGGCACGCGCCTCTTTGAGTCTTCTTTGCTTTTTAGTTTTGGATGATTTGGATGAGCTCGTGCTCGTGGTGAGCCTGGCACACGACCGGCCTCAGCCCTCTTATATATAGACCCAGAACCCGGGACAATGCCCGGCCCCCTGCTCCGGTACCCCCCCACCGGGCTGCAGGTCTGCCCCGTgccggaggggggggggagctcATTAACATAATGACGCGCGCACAGAAGCGTGCCGGTAATCAcggccagccaatcagaggaggaggaggccggcCACGCGAGCGACACGCAGGGAGACATAACCCCCCGTAAGACCCCCCCAAACCCAAACCACCCCCCCACAAAACATCACCCCCTCCGGGAGGCAGAGAGACCAAAGAGACCAAAGAGACCAGATCCACCTTCAGAGTTAAAACCAAAAACATAAAGAATAAAGAAGAGTCAggagaaccccccccccccccccacaccctgCAGGGAGGAGACACGCTCCGGAGGATTCACTCATCCATCCTCCATCACTccattcatccctccatcatctaTTAATACTTCTCCTCCTTCACTTCAGTAAAGACACAAAGAAACTCTGAAACATTCAGTTTCACTTCTTTACTTTAAATCAGTGGAAAGTTTCCTCAGTGAGTGAAGCAGCACATTTaatctgttgttgtgtttattcatCAAGTCACTAAATGAGGAGGAACTAATAACACATttatctgtgcaatatatccttgatgcaaatTACACCTCCAGTGCAACTttgtctattttatttattacatctaccctacctccTATTTTACAAGAGCAATtatctctgtttacattacatctatttctatattttatacctctagtgtaacacttctgtttatattgatttattacatctacttcacctgttttatatgttttatctgcctcat from Sebastes fasciatus isolate fSebFas1 chromosome 10, fSebFas1.pri, whole genome shotgun sequence carries:
- the neurog1 gene encoding neurogenin-1 is translated as MDSVYSDMDSSSCDFFSQTDDEDSGSPSSSSLSPGRPGSPEPEAPVPQQKKRRRGRGSVPVVRKNRRVKANDRERNRMHNLNDALDSLRGVLPAFPEETKLTKIETLRFAHNYIWALSETIRIADLQGKTTGGGGDGALLRVPDPGAGPGPGSTSTSSSSSSSSSSSSWSSDGSSSSSSPAYSASSPGSPAGPDRYYLQQHDALFGFRSFAPGVY